A genomic region of Sulfobacillus acidophilus DSM 10332 contains the following coding sequences:
- a CDS encoding IstB domain protein ATP-binding protein (PFAM: IstB-like ATP binding protein~COGs: COG1484 DNA replication protein~InterPro IPR002611:IPR003593~KEGG: toc:Toce_0299 IstB domain protein ATP-binding protein~PFAM: IstB-like ATP-binding protein~SMART: ATPase, AAA+ type, core~SPTR: IstB domain protein ATP-binding protein), whose translation MILPKARRERRERIASYCKRLAWSQTAVTLCEQAAPLQEAFLEEVMAAELANREVGRRARLLSRAGFPAHKTLTDFDRRVVRLPSTITWDDLDQGTFISAHRNLVFFGGVGLGKTHLAIALGMAACERGQTVRFATVTGLVVRLTEALKAGTLERAFMDLQRTDLLILDEWGYLPIDRAGAQLLFRVVADSYETRSLILTTNLEFSKWGTVFTDDQMTAAMIDRLAHHGHLLLFEGESYRMQHALMKER comes from the coding sequence GTGATTCTCCCGAAAGCGCGCCGCGAGCGGCGCGAACGCATTGCCAGCTACTGTAAGCGCCTCGCCTGGAGCCAAACGGCGGTGACTCTCTGTGAACAGGCGGCCCCGCTTCAAGAAGCCTTCCTCGAAGAGGTGATGGCGGCCGAATTGGCTAACCGTGAAGTGGGGCGCCGCGCCCGGCTGTTATCGCGCGCCGGATTCCCGGCGCATAAGACGTTGACGGATTTTGACCGCCGGGTGGTGCGGCTCCCCAGCACCATCACCTGGGACGACTTGGACCAAGGCACCTTTATTTCCGCCCATCGGAATTTGGTATTTTTTGGCGGTGTCGGTCTCGGGAAAACCCATTTGGCCATAGCGCTGGGGATGGCCGCGTGCGAACGCGGCCAAACCGTCCGTTTTGCGACCGTCACCGGCTTGGTGGTACGGCTAACCGAAGCCCTCAAAGCCGGAACCTTGGAACGGGCCTTTATGGACCTGCAGCGAACCGATCTCCTCATCCTGGATGAGTGGGGATATCTGCCCATTGATCGCGCCGGCGCCCAATTGCTGTTTCGGGTCGTCGCGGACAGTTATGAAACCCGGAGCCTCATTCTTACCACGAATTTGGAGTTTTCGAAGTGGGGAACCGTCTTCACCGATGATCAAATGACGGCCGCCATGATTGATCGGTTGGCACACCATGGGCACCTGCTCTTGTTTGAAGGGGAAAGCTATCGGATGCAGCATGCCTTGATGAAGGAGCGCTGA
- a CDS encoding flagellar motor switch protein FliG (KEGG: gau:GAU_0330 flagellar motor switch protein FliG~SPTR: Flagellar motor switch protein FliG) gives MTQRIARLDAIEPAAQQAAWTALAPVLQGESLGVPAGIDVARDLLTHVMGPDEAQRVLRRFRPRAFAALRTADVQQIVTLLRGQHPQVAAVVLAHLPPDCISSNRNGQFQH, from the coding sequence GTGACCCAACGGATTGCGCGATTGGACGCGATCGAGCCGGCCGCCCAACAGGCGGCGTGGACCGCCTTGGCGCCCGTCTTGCAGGGAGAATCGCTAGGGGTTCCTGCCGGCATTGATGTGGCCCGAGACCTGTTGACCCACGTCATGGGCCCCGACGAGGCCCAGCGCGTGCTGCGCCGGTTCCGTCCGCGCGCGTTCGCCGCCCTACGAACTGCCGACGTCCAGCAAATTGTGACGCTGCTTCGCGGGCAACATCCCCAAGTCGCCGCGGTGGTGTTGGCCCATCTGCCCCCTGACTGTATATCGTCAAATAGAAATGGACAGTTTCAGCACTGA
- a CDS encoding integrase family protein (PFAM: Phage integrase, N-terminal SAM-like domain; Phage integrase family~COGs: COG4974 Site-specific recombinase XerD~InterPro IPR004107:IPR002104~KEGG: gfo:GFO_1351 phage integrase family protein~PFAM: Integrase, catalytic core, phage; Integrase, N-terminal SAM-like, phage~SPTR: Putative uncharacterized protein) encodes MRPTDFAKNLTAFLTGYLPGERGASPHTIASYRDTFRLFLAFAHAQKGIPADRLTLGQITKDLVVEFLQWLEHERRSSAATRNVRMAALHSFFRYLQYQSPEHLVEWQRILAIPVKRTEKPSIHYLSVEGIRLLLDTPNQSTRQGRRDLALLSLLYDSGARVQEIIDLTPSMVRLDPPYTVKLMGKGKKVRIVPLLEQQVKFLRIYMTEQKLVEPFANRYPLFSSARREKLTRVGVNYILTKYANQARTRNPALIPETLSCHGLRHSKAMHLLQAGVNLVYIRDILGHSSVQVTEIYARTDSQQKREAIERAYSDVAPSETPAWLTDDGLLSWLKSFNR; translated from the coding sequence GTGCGACCGACTGACTTCGCGAAAAACCTCACGGCTTTTCTCACTGGCTACCTACCCGGAGAGCGAGGGGCCAGTCCGCACACGATTGCCTCCTATCGGGACACGTTCAGGCTCTTTCTCGCCTTCGCGCACGCGCAAAAAGGGATCCCTGCCGACCGATTAACGCTGGGGCAAATCACCAAAGATCTCGTCGTGGAATTCCTGCAATGGCTGGAACACGAGCGGCGCTCCAGCGCCGCCACGCGCAATGTGAGGATGGCCGCGTTGCATTCGTTTTTCCGTTATCTGCAATATCAAAGCCCGGAACACCTTGTGGAATGGCAGCGCATTCTCGCCATTCCCGTCAAACGCACCGAGAAACCGTCGATCCACTATCTCTCGGTCGAGGGCATCCGACTCTTGCTGGATACCCCGAATCAGTCCACACGACAAGGACGAAGGGATTTGGCGTTGCTGTCGTTATTGTACGACAGTGGTGCCCGCGTGCAAGAAATCATCGATCTTACGCCATCGATGGTTCGCCTCGACCCGCCTTATACCGTGAAACTAATGGGCAAGGGTAAGAAAGTCCGGATCGTACCGCTACTGGAACAGCAGGTGAAGTTTTTACGGATTTACATGACCGAACAGAAACTGGTGGAGCCCTTTGCCAACCGTTATCCATTATTCAGCAGCGCCCGCCGCGAGAAGTTGACACGCGTCGGCGTTAATTACATTCTGACAAAATATGCGAACCAGGCCCGCACCCGTAATCCGGCGCTTATCCCCGAGACACTGAGTTGTCATGGGCTTCGGCATTCCAAGGCTATGCACCTGCTACAAGCAGGCGTCAATCTGGTATATATCCGTGATATCTTGGGTCATTCTTCGGTTCAGGTTACCGAGATCTATGCCCGCACGGATTCCCAGCAAAAGCGTGAGGCCATCGAACGGGCGTATTCTGACGTGGCACCTTCGGAGACCCCCGCCTGGCTGACCGACGATGGCCTACTGAGCTGGCTAAAGTCTTTTAACCGGTAA
- a CDS encoding integrase family protein (PFAM: Phage integrase family~COGs: COG4974 Site-specific recombinase XerD~InterPro IPR002104~KEGG: gfo:GFO_1352 phage integrase family protein~PFAM: Integrase, catalytic core, phage~SPTR: Phage integrase family protein) produces MSPFQGPYSPLLKQFVEFKRSLGYQFRSAEYTFRLFDHLTVERGDTAIGITPALAEQWALKRPNESDSTCYRRVMYLIQFALFLNEMGYPSYVPGLPRAYRSTFTPYIFSPQEIDALLGAADRLDIGRVPHTTVNVLPALLRLLYGTGIRVGEAVALRVQDVHLEEQYLVVRHSKNGRERLVPFADSLADVLRQYRQALGIQPTVDAPFFARRNGRPCHAKTIYEGFRRVLRDAGISHGGKGQGPRLHDLRHVFAVRSLVAMAESGLDLYYALPILSEYLGHQSLEATDHYVRLVADQYPALLSQVNTLTASMFPEVSDCATD; encoded by the coding sequence ATGAGCCCCTTTCAGGGTCCCTACAGCCCTCTACTTAAGCAGTTCGTCGAATTCAAGCGGAGTCTGGGATATCAATTCCGTAGTGCCGAATACACGTTTCGCCTCTTTGACCACCTTACCGTGGAACGCGGTGACACCGCCATCGGCATCACGCCGGCGTTGGCCGAACAGTGGGCCCTAAAGCGCCCGAACGAATCGGACAGTACCTGTTACCGGCGCGTCATGTACCTCATTCAATTCGCCCTCTTTCTTAATGAGATGGGTTACCCCTCGTACGTACCGGGGTTGCCGCGGGCCTATCGAAGCACATTCACCCCGTATATTTTCTCCCCCCAGGAAATCGATGCCCTGTTGGGGGCCGCCGATCGATTGGATATTGGGCGGGTCCCTCACACGACGGTCAATGTGCTACCCGCTCTGTTGCGCCTCCTCTATGGAACCGGGATCCGCGTCGGCGAAGCGGTGGCCCTGCGGGTTCAGGATGTCCACCTAGAAGAGCAATATCTGGTCGTGCGCCACAGCAAAAATGGACGGGAACGGTTGGTGCCCTTTGCCGATTCGTTGGCGGATGTCTTGAGGCAATACCGCCAGGCGCTCGGGATTCAGCCGACGGTGGACGCCCCGTTCTTTGCGCGGCGCAATGGTCGCCCCTGCCACGCCAAAACGATTTATGAAGGATTTCGACGGGTCCTCCGGGACGCGGGGATTTCCCATGGAGGCAAAGGACAGGGGCCGCGATTACATGATCTGAGACATGTTTTTGCGGTGCGTTCCTTGGTGGCCATGGCCGAATCGGGCCTCGATCTCTACTACGCGTTACCGATTCTCTCGGAATATCTTGGCCACCAATCACTGGAGGCCACCGATCATTACGTTCGGCTTGTGGCCGATCAGTATCCGGCCCTACTGTCTCAGGTGAACACCCTAACGGCGTCCATGTTCCCGGAGGTGAGTGACTGTGCGACCGACTGA
- a CDS encoding integrase family protein (PFAM: Phage integrase, N-terminal SAM-like domain; Phage integrase family~COGs: COG4974 Site-specific recombinase XerD~InterPro IPR004107:IPR002104~KEGG: gfo:GFO_1353 phage integrase family protein~PFAM: Integrase, catalytic core, phage; Integrase, N-terminal SAM-like, phage~SPTR: Phage integrase family protein), with translation MSQYRSAWQRLGTFMNDRGDVNYSAMCGEAFIYHLIGSRKFENLDRWEQDIIYCTNVLTEFLETGMIKFRRGQKFYDLWGAVGQTMQAYIAEKKAFGLSSGTLTAYHKDLQHFLAYLDTHDIADVHAITATVVISYTATLGFCTPHIRHRRLSIVKGFLRYLYDRGLAAEDGSPLVPRDQYSKQPVLPSTYTRDEIAALIAAIDRSSPKGKRDYAMVLITARLGLRATDVCDLGFENLRWEDSVIILNQRKTGERIELPLLADVGAALIDYLKYGRPVSELPFIFLHVNPPYDRLNRTTLHSIVSLYLRRAGIVFEKERRHGPHALRHSLAGVLLAKKTPVPVIAAVLGHRSTESARFYLRIDLQALRQCALKVPAVPPAFYVGRSSR, from the coding sequence ATGAGCCAATATCGGTCCGCATGGCAACGACTCGGGACCTTTATGAACGACCGGGGGGACGTCAATTATTCGGCGATGTGCGGGGAGGCGTTCATTTACCACCTGATCGGCTCCCGCAAGTTTGAGAACCTCGACCGGTGGGAGCAGGACATCATCTACTGCACCAACGTCCTCACCGAGTTTCTCGAAACAGGGATGATTAAATTTCGACGGGGGCAGAAGTTTTACGACCTATGGGGAGCGGTGGGGCAGACCATGCAGGCTTACATCGCGGAAAAAAAGGCGTTTGGTCTGAGCTCCGGGACGCTGACCGCATACCACAAGGATTTGCAGCATTTCCTGGCTTATCTAGACACACACGACATAGCCGACGTGCACGCCATCACGGCGACCGTCGTCATCTCGTATACCGCCACACTCGGGTTTTGCACGCCACACATTCGACATCGGCGTCTCTCCATCGTGAAAGGATTTCTGCGGTATCTCTATGATCGCGGATTGGCGGCAGAAGACGGGTCCCCGCTGGTCCCCCGCGACCAGTATTCCAAGCAGCCGGTGCTCCCCTCGACCTATACGCGCGATGAGATCGCGGCCCTCATCGCGGCCATCGATCGGAGTAGTCCCAAAGGTAAACGTGATTATGCCATGGTCTTAATCACAGCCCGCCTAGGGCTGAGAGCCACTGATGTCTGTGACCTCGGCTTCGAGAATCTTCGCTGGGAAGACAGCGTGATTATCCTGAACCAGCGAAAAACTGGAGAACGAATAGAACTCCCACTTCTCGCGGACGTCGGAGCCGCACTCATTGATTATCTGAAATACGGCCGACCGGTCTCCGAACTGCCCTTCATTTTTCTGCACGTGAATCCCCCGTATGACCGACTCAACCGGACCACCCTGCACAGCATTGTCAGTCTCTACCTCCGCCGGGCCGGGATCGTGTTCGAGAAGGAGCGCCGCCATGGTCCACATGCCCTCCGCCATAGCCTGGCGGGCGTATTGCTCGCCAAAAAGACGCCGGTGCCCGTCATCGCCGCAGTCTTGGGTCACCGGAGTACGGAGAGCGCCCGGTTTTACCTGCGTATTGATCTCCAGGCCCTGCGTCAATGCGCGTTGAAAGTGCCGGCGGTACCGCCGGCATTTTATGTGGGGAGGTCCTCTCGATGA
- a CDS encoding integrase catalytic region (KEGG: toc:Toce_0280 integrase catalytic region~SPTR: Integrase catalytic region): MEANIGYLRRHVMVPPPILQSWDGANDAALAQAPTLWTRPHYKKGLPIAELFETDRKALRALPTKPFHPVRYLRVQTDGYGKFRLDAHHWYSSGPEWARQELVVAIGAFTGVPYTPDGTPITRHDRQYGETRTDTIDPRTTLHRLSRSPGAFRNSPLRGNLPEPLVTTLDTYARQDLKGCLQALADVTERYGFDLAIQALENAVQHHQIAYPDILVRAARMAEWPYPEAQTVDLKTYNVLIPSREMEVSP, encoded by the coding sequence GTGGAGGCGAATATCGGCTACTTGCGCCGCCATGTGATGGTGCCCCCGCCGATTTTACAGAGTTGGGACGGGGCGAATGACGCCGCCTTAGCGCAGGCCCCCACACTCTGGACACGGCCGCACTACAAAAAGGGATTGCCCATTGCCGAGCTTTTTGAAACGGATCGGAAAGCCTTACGGGCCTTACCGACGAAACCGTTTCACCCCGTGCGCTATCTACGGGTCCAGACAGACGGATACGGGAAGTTTCGCTTGGATGCCCATCACTGGTATTCTTCCGGACCGGAGTGGGCGCGACAAGAGTTGGTGGTGGCAATCGGCGCGTTCACCGGGGTGCCCTACACACCCGATGGCACGCCGATTACCCGTCATGATCGACAATACGGCGAGACTCGGACCGACACCATCGACCCCCGTACCACCCTGCACCGATTATCACGGAGTCCCGGGGCTTTCCGCAATAGTCCTCTGCGCGGAAACTTACCGGAGCCCTTGGTGACCACATTGGATACCTATGCTCGCCAAGACCTCAAAGGCTGCCTTCAGGCACTGGCTGACGTGACGGAACGTTACGGATTCGATTTGGCGATTCAAGCGCTGGAGAACGCCGTGCAACACCACCAAATTGCTTACCCCGATATTCTTGTGCGCGCCGCCCGAATGGCGGAGTGGCCCTATCCCGAAGCGCAGACGGTGGACTTGAAGACCTATAACGTCTTGATCCCTTCCCGTGAAATGGAGGTGTCCCCTTGA
- a CDS encoding IstB domain protein ATP-binding protein (PFAM: IstB-like ATP binding protein~COGs: COG1484 DNA replication protein~InterPro IPR002611:IPR003593~KEGG: toc:Toce_0299 IstB domain protein ATP-binding protein~PFAM: IstB-like ATP-binding protein~SMART: ATPase, AAA+ type, core~SPTR: IstB domain protein ATP-binding protein), translated as MITPQERAARRADIAQCCRQLVLTQTAVQLCEKATPRQEEFLLQVLRAELVQRDHNRRARLLARAGFPAYKTLEGFDRQGVQLPRTLSWADLEQGDFIRDHRNLVLYGPVGTGKTHCGVALGYAACERGLTVRFFTVTDLVMRLSEAKRAGTVERLLQDIQRADLLILDEWGYVPLDHDGAQLLFRVIANSYETRSLIITTNLEFSKWGSVFTDEQMTAAMIDRLAHHGHLVVFEGESYRMKHALMKER; from the coding sequence TTGATCACCCCCCAAGAGCGCGCCGCTCGGCGCGCCGACATTGCGCAGTGTTGCCGTCAGTTGGTATTGACACAAACCGCGGTCCAGCTGTGCGAAAAGGCCACCCCTCGTCAAGAAGAATTTCTGCTCCAAGTTCTGCGCGCGGAACTGGTCCAACGAGACCACAATCGCCGGGCGCGCTTGCTGGCCCGAGCAGGGTTTCCGGCCTACAAAACTCTCGAGGGCTTTGACCGGCAGGGCGTCCAGCTTCCCCGGACGCTGTCATGGGCGGATCTCGAGCAGGGCGATTTTATTCGCGACCATCGGAACCTGGTCCTCTATGGACCCGTCGGGACCGGGAAAACCCATTGCGGGGTCGCGTTAGGGTATGCCGCTTGCGAACGCGGGTTGACGGTGCGCTTTTTTACCGTCACCGACTTGGTGATGCGGCTAAGTGAGGCGAAACGGGCCGGAACTGTCGAACGCCTACTCCAGGATATCCAGCGGGCCGATTTGTTAATTTTAGACGAATGGGGCTATGTCCCGCTCGACCACGACGGCGCCCAACTGCTCTTTCGGGTCATTGCCAACTCGTACGAAACCCGCAGTCTGATTATCACCACTAACTTGGAGTTTTCCAAATGGGGGAGCGTCTTTACCGATGAGCAAATGACGGCGGCCATGATTGATCGCTTGGCCCACCATGGGCATTTGGTGGTGTTTGAGGGAGAAAGTTATCGCATGAAACATGCCCTCATGAAAGAACGGTGA
- a CDS encoding hypothetical protein (KEGG: bts:Btus_2748 integrase family protein~SPTR: Integrase family protein) codes for MAEAIPISTLIDRVLAELQRLHYAPQSIVSYRRYYNRLLRYAEAEGVGYYSDAFGRQFFAARNGFAWPEEPQPIPRKYRWQLRFLAVLSDMQLHGTIVRRHSYPPAGDVSESFRDILTAFQTECQRRGYSLCISSRRIGHYQQKNSPPRVGNFRTTRVVACDRDPNPPSSVPGVTASRHRSFMRACFMR; via the coding sequence ATGGCGGAAGCCATCCCGATTTCCACATTGATCGACCGCGTGTTGGCCGAATTGCAACGACTACACTATGCGCCCCAATCCATCGTGTCCTACCGCCGGTATTACAACCGGCTGCTACGCTATGCCGAAGCGGAAGGCGTGGGGTACTACTCCGACGCGTTTGGCCGGCAGTTCTTCGCCGCGCGGAATGGGTTTGCCTGGCCAGAGGAGCCGCAGCCGATCCCACGCAAGTATCGATGGCAACTGCGATTTCTGGCCGTCTTAAGTGATATGCAGCTCCACGGCACGATTGTGCGGCGGCATTCGTATCCGCCAGCCGGCGACGTCTCCGAGTCCTTTCGGGACATCCTTACGGCGTTTCAGACGGAGTGTCAGCGCCGCGGTTATTCCCTCTGTATTTCGTCAAGAAGAATTGGGCACTATCAGCAAAAAAATTCCCCACCCAGGGTGGGGAATTTTCGGACCACGAGAGTCGTGGCATGCGACCGGGATCCGAATCCACCATCATCCGTTCCCGGAGTGACGGCCTCTCGTCACCGTTCTTTCATGAGGGCATGTTTCATGCGATAA
- a CDS encoding two component transcriptional regulator, LuxR family (PFAM: Response regulator receiver domain; Bacterial regulatory proteins, luxR family~COGs: COG2197 Response regulator containing a CheY-like receiver domain and an HTH DNA-binding domain~InterPro IPR001789:IPR000792~KEGG: tro:trd_A0569 two-component response regulator~PFAM: Signal transduction response regulator, receiver region; Transcription regulator LuxR, C-terminal~SMART: Signal transduction response regulator, receiver region; Transcription regulator LuxR, C-terminal~SPTR: Two-component response regulator), which translates to MIDVVLVDDHELTRRGIRQVLSETPDFRVVGEAANGNEAWELIQRIEPDVALLDIRMSGIQGPALCQMVKSAGLRTACIILTSYTDDALLRSALASGACGYIIKDVTAPELVESIRRIVAGGAVLDPRATAQVVRWFEDGQREPAAALDPVDIQILSLAAEGLNNRDIGIALNYSANTVKAHINRIVKTLGAKNRVEAVVIAYQRGLI; encoded by the coding sequence ATGATTGACGTCGTGTTGGTAGACGATCATGAACTCACCCGCCGCGGCATTCGCCAAGTTCTCTCCGAGACGCCCGACTTTCGCGTGGTCGGAGAGGCAGCCAACGGCAACGAGGCGTGGGAACTCATCCAGCGCATCGAGCCCGATGTGGCCTTGTTAGACATCCGTATGAGCGGAATCCAAGGTCCGGCCTTGTGTCAGATGGTCAAGTCCGCAGGACTGCGCACGGCCTGTATTATACTTACCAGTTACACCGATGACGCGCTCCTTCGCTCAGCCCTGGCCAGCGGGGCCTGCGGCTACATCATCAAGGACGTTACCGCGCCGGAGCTCGTTGAGAGCATCCGGCGCATTGTAGCGGGAGGTGCCGTGCTTGATCCCCGGGCCACTGCCCAAGTGGTGCGTTGGTTTGAAGACGGCCAGCGGGAACCGGCTGCCGCACTGGATCCCGTCGACATTCAAATTCTCTCCTTGGCGGCCGAAGGGCTCAACAACCGGGACATTGGCATTGCCCTTAACTATTCGGCAAACACCGTGAAGGCCCATATCAACCGCATCGTTAAAACCTTAGGAGCCAAAAATCGCGTGGAAGCGGTGGTCATCGCCTATCAACGGGGGTTGATTTGA
- a CDS encoding putative signal transduction histidine kinase (PFAM: Histidine kinase; Histidine kinase-, DNA gyrase B-, and HSP90-like ATPase; GAF domain~COGs: COG4585 Signal transduction histidine kinase~InterPro IPR003018:IPR011712:IPR003594~KEGG: tro:trd_1552 putative two component system histidine kinase~PFAM: GAF; Signal transduction histidine kinase, subgroup 3, dimerisation and phosphoacceptor region; ATP-binding region, ATPase-like~SMART: GAF; ATP-binding region, ATPase-like~SPTR: Putative two component system histidine kinase) — protein MAVHKRLPKEPSELSRRVRELETLIMLNQKIAMQVDLETLLQTIVDCARDLIGVHMGGLVVADPENPRQLRHFKVSGVPPARQLPSGHGLFMVPYHTGRAVRVNRVNPTMSSRQPPDHPKLGPFLAVPLKSGNTLLGSLFLAEVPGGRPFTQKDQDLLMAFAAQAAIAIDSAQTRDRLAWLLVLKERERISMSLHSSVAQTLFLLKMEIDRCRRALPQEYPELMERLTVMQELAENGLHSVKDAIFSLSELNPEPGLAAELSRMVDQFQKESGIEAKFLLHGNEADVSPAIRPVIRNVVDEALNNVRKHSQSPIVVVTLTVRSQEVLVAVQDAGVGLPDDFAHRVKASLSYGVRSMATLAQRAGGTFRIFTNDEGGTTVRVTLPNRIQP, from the coding sequence ATGGCGGTGCACAAACGGCTACCGAAAGAACCCTCAGAATTAAGCAGACGGGTTCGCGAACTTGAAACCTTAATCATGCTTAACCAAAAAATTGCGATGCAAGTGGATCTAGAGACGCTTCTACAAACTATTGTAGATTGCGCCCGAGATCTGATTGGGGTCCACATGGGGGGCTTGGTGGTGGCGGACCCGGAAAACCCCCGGCAGTTACGCCATTTCAAAGTGTCCGGGGTGCCCCCTGCCCGCCAGCTGCCGTCCGGCCACGGCCTTTTCATGGTACCCTACCACACGGGGCGGGCCGTACGGGTGAACCGGGTCAACCCCACCATGTCATCGCGGCAGCCGCCCGACCATCCCAAATTGGGGCCCTTTCTGGCTGTTCCCCTCAAGTCGGGAAATACCCTCCTCGGCAGTTTGTTTTTGGCGGAAGTGCCGGGCGGTCGGCCATTTACCCAAAAGGACCAGGATCTCTTGATGGCATTTGCCGCGCAAGCCGCGATTGCCATCGACAGTGCTCAAACGCGGGATCGCCTGGCCTGGCTTCTGGTGCTTAAGGAACGGGAACGCATCAGCATGTCGCTGCACTCCTCCGTTGCTCAAACCTTGTTTCTGCTCAAAATGGAAATCGACCGGTGCCGTCGCGCCCTCCCCCAGGAGTACCCAGAATTAATGGAACGGCTGACGGTGATGCAGGAGTTGGCCGAAAACGGGCTCCACTCCGTCAAAGACGCCATCTTTTCCCTGTCCGAACTGAACCCGGAGCCCGGATTGGCGGCAGAACTCTCCCGGATGGTTGACCAATTTCAAAAGGAAAGCGGCATCGAAGCCAAGTTCCTCCTGCATGGGAACGAAGCAGACGTTTCGCCTGCAATCCGGCCTGTCATCCGCAACGTTGTTGACGAAGCCTTGAATAACGTGCGCAAACACAGCCAGAGCCCCATCGTCGTGGTGACACTGACGGTGCGGTCGCAAGAAGTCTTGGTGGCAGTACAAGATGCCGGTGTAGGACTCCCCGACGACTTTGCCCACCGCGTCAAGGCCTCACTAAGCTATGGCGTTCGCTCCATGGCTACGTTGGCCCAGCGCGCCGGAGGCACGTTCCGCATTTTTACGAATGATGAAGGGGGGACAACGGTTCGGGTCACCCTACCGAACCGAATCCAGCCATGA